The Solanum lycopersicum chromosome 6, SLM_r2.1 genome has a window encoding:
- the LOC101248306 gene encoding cytochrome P450 71A9-like, which yields MSFIFLLKMLACLFLFLFILFSLTTKKNKAKKLLPSPRKLPIVGNLHQLGKLPHRSLQKLSHEYGDFIFLQLGSIPTLLVSSADVAKEIFRVHDVAFAGRPPLYAAKRLSYNCCNVSFAPYGNYWREARKILALELLSAKRVESFSSIRDEEVSRLIQEIGNSLNSSINISALALTLSNNVVCRVAFGKGSDDESGYDNGGKKFHEILYDTQELLGEFNIADYFPKMAWINKFNGLDERLEKNFRELDKYYDKVIEDHVDSRNWIKEKDDEDLVDVLLRIQKDPNQDIPLQDSHIKGLLADIFVAGTDTSATTIEWTMAELILNPKVMKKVQQEVRQVAKGKTKVHETDLYKLEYMKLVIKEALRLHPPAPLLIPRVTTSTCKIMDYEIKENTRVLINATAIGTDPKYWENPLTFIPERFMNKDIDYKGQSCEFLPFGAGRRGCPGINFSVPLVELAIANLLFHYDWTLPHGMKPKDLDMEEALGLTMHKKIPLCLSASYYYDL from the exons atgagtttcatttttttgttgaagatgTTAGCTTGTTTGTTTCTCTTTCTGTTCATACTATTTTCTTTGACAAcgaagaaaaacaaagcaaaaaAACTCCTTCCAAGTCCAAGAAAATTGCCTATTGTAGGAAACCTTCATCAACTTGGAAAATTACCTCATCGTTCACTTCAAAAACTTTCTCATGAATACGGTGATTTCATTTTCTTGCAATTAGGTTCAATCCCAACTCTCCTTGTCTCCTCCGCCGACGTTGCGAAAGAGATCTTTAGAGTACATGATGTTGCTTTTGCTGGCCGTCCTCCCTTATATGCTGCAAAAAGACTTAGCTATAATTGTTGTAACGTCTCTTTTGCTCCTTACG GTAATTATTGGAGAGAGGCTCGAAAAATTCTAGCATTAGAGTTGCTAAGCGCAAAGAGAGTGGAAAGTTTTTCATCAATTCGCGATGAGGAAGTGAGTCGATTGATACAAGAAATTGGCAATTCATTGAACTCATCTATCAACATAAGTGCATTGGCACTAACCTTGTCAAATAACGTTGTCTGTCGAGTGGCTTTTGGCAAAGGAAGTGATGATGAAAGTGGATATGATAATGGAGGGAAAAAGTTTCATGAAATTCTTTATGACACACAAGAATTGTTGGGTGAGTTTAATATTGCtgattattttccaaaaatggcATGGATTAACAAATTTAATGGGCTAGATGAAAGATTGGAAAAGAATTTTAGAGAATTGGATAAGTATTATGACAAAGTAATAGAGGATCATGTTGattcaagaaattggattaaagaaaaagatgatgAAGATCTTGTTGATGTATTGCTTCGAATTCAAAAGGATCCAAACCAAGATATCCCTCTTCAAGATAGTCACATCAAGGGCCTTCTTGCG GATATATTCGTAGCAGGAACTGATACATCAGCAACTACTATAGAATGGACCATGGCAGAACTTATATTAAATCCAAAAGTGATGAAAAAAGTTCAAcaagaagtgagacaagttgcTAAGGGAAAAACAAAAGTCCATGAAACTGATCTTTACAAACTTGAATACATGAAATTGGTCATAAAAGAAGCTCTTAGACTTCATCCACCAGCCCCATTACTAATCCCTCGAGTAACAACATCAACTTGCAAAATAATGGACTATGAGATCAAAGAAAATACAAGAGTCCTTATCAACGCGACAGCAATTGGGACCGATCCAAAATACTGGGAAAATCCATTGACGTTTATACCCGAGAGATTCATGAATAAGGATATCGACTATAAAGGTCAAAGTTGCGAGTTTTTGCCATTTGGGGCAGGGAGAAGAGGGTGTCCAGGAATTAATTTTTCTGTGCCACTTGTTGAGCTAGCAATtgctaatttattatttcattatgatTGGACACTTCCTCATGGGATGAAACCTAAGGATCTTGATATGGAAGAAGCTTTGGGCCTTACTATGCACAAGAAAATTCCCCTTTGCTTGTCTGCTTCTTATTATTATGACTTGTAA
- the LOC101248016 gene encoding glucan endo-1,3-beta-glucosidase, with the protein MANLCFFLPIFSSFVFLLLCNGVSGDYLLGINYGTVADNLPPPTQVAAFIRDHTTLNKIKIFDANPEIIRAFADTGIWVTVTVSNGDIWSVSKPTAAQWWVEQNVVPFYPRTRIDRICVGNEVVATGDKNLIGHLVPAMRAIHEALLAAGINDIQVSTPHSLGILSRSEPPSSGLFRRVYDRVIFAPMLEFHRETKSPFMICPYPFFGFNDATLDYALFKPNNGVYDKATGMNYTNMFDAQIDAVYSAMKALGYADVDIVVAETGWPSAGDPNQPGVSLENAISYNVNLVKHVNSGVGTPLMPNRTFETYVFSLFNEDLKPSTSERNFGLFRPDFSPVYDVGILRNTQALSPPAMAPEVSKKWCVPKTDASDAALQSNLDFVCSSGIVDCQPIKDGGPCFEPNTVRAHAAYAMNAYYQANGGKDLDCNFINTGVVTNYDPSYEECKYDA; encoded by the exons ATGGCTAACCTTTGTTTCTTCCTCCCCATTTTCTCTTCCTTTGTCTTCCTTCTTCTCTGTAACGGCGTCTCCGGTGACTATCTCCTCGGAATCAACTACGGAACCGTCGCCGATAACCTTCCACCGCCGACCCAAGTCGCTGCTTTCATCAGAGACCATACCACCCTTAACAAAATCAAGATCTTCGATGCAAACCCAGAAATTATCCGGGCCTTTGCTGATACGGGTATTTGGGTAACCGTTACGGTGTCTAACGGAGACATTTGGTCAGTTTCAAAACCAACTGCTGCACAATGGTGGGTCGAACAAAATGTTGTTCCGTTCTATCCACGCACTAGAATTGATCGCATTTGCGTCGGAAATGAAGTTGTGGCTACCGGCGATAAGAATCTCATCGGTCATCTAGTACCCGCCATGCGAGCGATTCATGAAGCTCTGTTAGCAGCTGGAATAAATGATATCCAGGTTTCAACCCCACATTCATTGGGAATCTTGTCCCGTTCTGAACCTCCTAGTTCAGGTCTGTTCAGAAGGGTATATGACCGGGTGATTTTTGCCCCGATGCTGGAATTTCACCGTGAAACCAAATCACCCTTCATGATTTGTCCGTACCCATTCTTTGGGTTCAATGATGCAACCCTAGACTATGCCCTGTTTAAACCCAATAACGGGGTTTACGATAAAGCTACTGGGATGAATTACACTAACATGTTTGATGCACAGATTGATGCTGTGTATTCAGCGATGAAAGCGTTGGGTTATGCTGACGTGGACATCGTTGTGGCGGAAACTGGGTGGCCTTCTGCCGGTGACCCGAATCAACCAGGTGTGAGTTTGGAGAACGCTATTTCGTACAATGTGAACCTCGTGAAGCACGTAAACTCCGGTGTAGGAACGCCATTGATGCCAAACAGGACCTTTGAAACTTACGTTTTCTCCCTATTCAATGAGGACCTTAAACCTAGCACTTCGGAGCGTAATTTCGGGTTGTTCCGACCCGATTTCAGCCCTGTTTACGACGTGGGCATTCTGCGCAATACACAG GCTTTGTCTCCGCCTGCTATGGCACCGGAAGTGTCAAAGAAATGGTGTGTCCCAAAGACAGATGCTAGTGATGCAGCTTTGCAATCGAACCTAGACTTTGTGTGTAGTTCTGGAATAGTAGATTGTCAACCTATAAAAGATGGTGGCCCTTGCTTCGAGCCCAATACGGTCAGAGCACACGCTGCTTACGCCATGAATGCTTATTATCAAGCAAATGGCGGTAAAGATTTGGACTGTAACTTCATTAATACCGGTGTTGTCACTAACTATGATCCTA GTTATGAAGAATGTAAATATGATGCTTAA